Proteins from one Oryza sativa Japonica Group chromosome 12, ASM3414082v1 genomic window:
- the LOC107277160 gene encoding uncharacterized protein, protein METPVDGFSADANLPSPRRSDCEVALEKNSLYEYPTPAISKFETAEREREEDEEAPRQLAPHASAVTRRRGMEEARARVVASAVARMKPPRATVTHATPAAVLAPPVGDVPHAGWRGLPDDVVARVLVHLPVVDLFRLGYLFSPRWLDIWRAEPLYLHDRQFVSPRIAAADVADAIANVLELHSGSDDDDDDDDDDDDDDDDEDDDDDDDDDDDDDGDGGGGNEVVGADGHDLGVVVHPWREDDDDDSDDHDGGPDDAEDEAAVQDAGVVDDSGPGVAVELEHEAADQGGGVRVVDDSDGEGAAGRCRLRFPGGIGADDGVISDDDLYGHDDIPDGGYEIGRVYSFRVETTRWRADQLHRWCAALQRGRVREVTLTNLTMEGFPDLPQGILDCGTSLKGLHVFFFTVEADHIDPLVNLRVLGVYGCSGMITRALRPESEIRVLTIDFNHLGDVVVQTTRLRSLWMFNNVVQGTVIVNDALQFRDLHLLPPTRPSRIFIGDAPSLRSIGSLDLFNTVFVIKGIVIQAGMVQRPPKMRSVRILGLRVNYTDMGHRVPREIEQILKCFPCLEKLEIMRDDEVTPEEGLLKADGEHIYQGNNFFRDLGCFSHHLRWIYLTTFRGGKYELALGKAILDEARAGTIFRMVPPPGSNTDNIVNQLRRAMQHFRMTTPNHAVRDRHVSVLLSLDGT, encoded by the exons ATGGAGACACCTGTCGATGGCTTTTCTGCTGACGCCAACTTGCCAAGTCCACGGCGAAGTGACTGTGAGGTGGCGCTCG agaaaaactCTCTGTATGAATATCCAACCCCAGCAATATCGAAATTTGAAaccgcagagagagagagagaggaggacgaggaggcacCGAGGCAGCTTGCTCCACACGCCTCCGCCGTGACTCGCCGGAGAGGAATGGAAGAGGCCCGCGCGAGAGTCGTCGCCTCCGCCGTGGCGAGAATGAAGCCACCGCGGGCGACGGTGACGCAtgccactccggccgccgtccTCGCGCCGCCCGTCGGCGACGTCCCGCACGCCGGGTGGCGGGGGCTACCCGACGACGTCGTCGCCAGGGTGCTCGTCCACCTCCCCGTCGTCGACCTGTTCCGCCTCGGCTACCTCTTCTCCCCGCGCTGGCTCGACATCTGGCGCGCCGAGCCGCTGTATCTCCACGACCGCCAGTTCGTGTCTCCTCGGATCGCCGCAGCCGACGTCGCCGACGCCATAGCCAACGTTCTCGAGCTCCAC AGcgggagcgacgacgacgacgacgacgatgacgacgacgacgacgacgacgacgatgaagacgacgacgacgacgacgacgacgacgacgacgacgacggagatggAGGTGGAGGCAACGAGGTAGTTGGCGCGGATGGCCACGACCTGGGCGTCGTCGTCCACCCATGGAGagaggatgacgacgatgatAGCGATGATCATGACGGGGGCCCCGACGACGCCGAAGACGAGGCAGCAGTTCAAGACGCCGGAGTCGTCGACGATTCTGGACCCGGGGTCGCCGTCGAACTAGAACACGAGGCAGCAGATCAAGGCGGTGGAGTCCGAGTCGTCGACGATTCTGACGGCGaaggcgccgccggccgctgccgcctccgatTCCCTGGAGGCAtaggcgccgacgacggcgtcaTCAGCGACGACGACCTCTACGGCCACGACGACATCCCAGATGGTGGTTACGAGATCGGCCGCGTCTACAGCTTCCGAGTGGAGACCACGCGGTGGCGCGCCGACCAGCTCCACCGCTGGTGCGCCGCGCTCCAGCGCGGCCGTGTTCGTGAGGTCACCCTCACCAACCTCACCATGGAAGGGTTCCCCGACCTCCCCCAGGGCATCCTCGATTGCGGCACAAGCCTCAAGGGACTCCACGTCTTCTTCTTCACCGTGGAGGCCGACCACATCGACCCCCTCGTCAACCTCCGCGTCCTCGGGGTGTACGGCTGCAGCGGCATGATCACGCGAGCACTCCGCCCCGAATCGGAAATCCGGGTGCTGACGATCGACTTCAACCATCTGGGAGACGTCGTCGTCCAGACCACGCGCCTCCGGTCTCTGTGGATGTTCAACAACGTGGTGCAGGGCACGGTCATCGTGAACGACGCCCTCCAATTCCGGGACCTGCACCTGTTACCACCGACGAGGCCATCCAGGATCTTCATCGGTGACGCGCCCAGCCTGCGAAGCATCGGCTCTCTCGATCTCTTCAACACCGTCTTCGTGATCAAGGGCATTGTGATTCAG GCTGGGATGGTGCAGCGTCCTCCAAAGATGCGTTCTGTCAGGATTCTCGGCTTACGGGTGAACTACACAGATATGGGTCACAGAGTGCCCCGTGAGATAGAGCAGATTCTGAAGTGTTTCCCATGCTTAGAGAAACTGGAGATCATG AGAGACGATGAGGTTACACCAGAAGAAGGGCTCCTCAAAGCTGATGGTGAACACATCTATCAAGGGAACAATTTCTTCCGTGACCTTGGTTGTTTCAGCCATCACCTGAGGTGGATATATCTTACAACTTTCCGAGGGGGCAAGTATGAACTTGCTCTGGGCAAAGCCATCCTCGACGAAGCTCGAGCCGGGACAATTTTCAGAATGGTACCCCCACCAGGCAGCAATACCGACAACATAGTTAACCAGCTAAGGCGGGCTATGCAACATTTCAGAATGACCACTCCAAATCATGCTGTCAGAGATCGACATGTGTCCGTTCTTCTAAGTTTGGATGGAACTTGA
- the LOC9267868 gene encoding uncharacterized protein, which produces MEGAAAAAGAGAGAGLPMVKLRGGDGVEFSVQARRLAELAPRHVWDLPAIESGDIYDTVQLYRRNAERFTSRATGGLLPQGVLNVQTIFAQRVNDLDTLGHLTRAAIVLGMEDLKDECYNRMLQDHQMGPQQVKLFLQNVLGHP; this is translated from the exons atggagggcgcggcggcggcggcgggggcgggggcgggggcggggttGCCCATGGTGAAGTTGCGgggaggcgacggcgtggaGTTCTCGGTGCAGGCCCGGCGGCTGGCGGAGCTCGCGCCGCGACACGTATGGGACCTGCCCGCCATCGAGTCCGGCGACATCTACGACACCGTGCAGCTCTACCGCAGGAACGCCGAGCGCTTCacgagccgcgccaccggcgGGCTGCTTCCCCAGGGGGTCCTGAACGTGCAGACCATCTTCGCGCAGAGAGTCAACGACCTCGACACCCTCGGCCACCTCACAAGG GCTGCGATTGTTCTCGGCATGGAAGATCTCAAGGATGAATGCTACAATAGGATGCTGCAAGATCATCAGATGGGACCACAGCAAGTGAAGCTGTTTTTGCAGAATGTGCTGGGACACCCGTGA
- the LOC9270435 gene encoding SKP1-like protein 9, with translation MAMAMAMAMEAAPAPVPLPLVLRFRNGEDRFALTDQPRQLPLGYAIDAPSIRSARTFGLLDEYARVHAQHARGGPGAVPDIAAWDRAFMEREVTDTDELHDLFMAASTLEMDGLSVLCAQKTADVVKKRTVEEVKALLGIADVGMTPEEELKLQHDNDAILCLR, from the exons atggcgatggcgatggcgatggcgatggaggcggcgccggcgccggtgccgctGCCGCTGGTGCTGCGGTTCCGGAACGGCGAGGACCGCTTCGCGCTCACCGACCAGCCGAGGCAACTCCCCTTGGGGTACGCGATCGACGCCCCCTCCATTCGCTCCGCCCGCACCTTCGGCCTCCTCGACGAGTACGCGCGGGTCCACGCGCAGCACGCGCGGGGCGGCCCCGGCGCCGTGCCCGACATCGCCGCCTGGGACCGCGCCTTCATGGAGCGGGAGGTCACCGACACCGACGAGCTCCACGACCTCTTCATG GCTGCGTCGACGCTGGAAATGGACGGGCTGAGTGTACTGTGTGCACAGAAGACGGCGGACGTCGTCAAGAAGCGCACCGTGGAGGAGGTCAAGGCGCTGCTCGGCATCGCCGACGTCGGCAtgacgccggaggaggagctcaAGCTCCAGCACGACAACGATGCCATCCTCTGCCTCCGTTAA